One Glycine max cultivar Williams 82 chromosome 4, Glycine_max_v4.0, whole genome shotgun sequence DNA segment encodes these proteins:
- the LOC100806821 gene encoding ethylene-responsive transcription factor SHINE 2, whose product MVQAKKFRGVRQRQWGSWVSEIRHPLLKRRVWLGTFETAEAAARAYDQAAILMNGQNAKTNFPTSKNQAEADHDNNNTFLSPKALSELLSTKLRKYCKDPAPSLTCLRLDADNSHIGVWQKGAGPHSGSNWVMRVELGKKQIITEGESTGSPQSTNIGAVENNEVEVEVEVEEEEEEDRVALQMIEELLNWN is encoded by the exons ATGGTACAAGCAAAGAAGTTCAGAGGAGTCAGGCAACGCCAGTGGGGCTCCTGGGTGTCAGAAATTCGCCACCCTTTACT GAAGAGAAGGGTGTGGCTAGGGACATTTGAGACAGCTGAGGCAGCAGCAAGGGCATATGACCAAGCAGCCATTTTGATGAATGGTCAGAATGCAAAGACCAATTTCCCCACCTCAAAGAACCAAGCTGAAGCTGATCATGACAACAACAACACTTTCTTATCTCCAAAAGCTCTTTCAGAACTACTCAGCACAAAGCTGAGAAAGTACTGCAAAGACCCTGCTCCTTCCCTCACTTGCCTGAGGCTAGATGCTGATAATTCCCACATTGGAGTGTGGCAAAAAGGGGCAGGACCACATTCTGGCTCCAACTGGGTCATGAGGGTAGAGCTTGGAAAGAAACAAATTATAACCGAGGGTGAGTCAACGGGGTCACCCCAAAGTACTAATATTGGTGCTGTTGAAAATAATGAAGTAGAAGTAGAAGtagaagtagaagaagaagaagaagaggatagAGTGGCTTTGCAGATGATTGAAGAACTACTCAATTGGAActag